One Takifugu rubripes chromosome 19, fTakRub1.2, whole genome shotgun sequence genomic window carries:
- the LOC105419472 gene encoding LOW QUALITY PROTEIN: DDB1- and CUL4-associated factor 1-like (The sequence of the model RefSeq protein was modified relative to this genomic sequence to represent the inferred CDS: inserted 2 bases in 1 codon), which produces MEAVITSALSAAVSAALAVASAGDAKAALGALLEEWEGAQREGTEQLVSVLTRISELVERETGEYYKSDPDPFDDRHPGRVDPKCILGQLLKMLFLSDEFSNALLDSYIMSSREQSLNTAACRLLLNILPGVETAVIFQEKEGLVERLMDWARGAERPLSVYATGLLARAMSIQEVAAGFRDQNSQLVPMMIRRLHQLQTQESISALQHDGPEEGGAGAAGGAAGGAGGAGGAGAAGGAAGGAGAAGGAGAGGAGAAGGAGSSTAKENTSSASSSRTREQHNGSSEPASSWSESCLWPLSLVMEQRLLLQYLTPLGDYQELLAVSMQMDACSLLLRYMEPGRTGPGWTGPGQLTFDALLYLASLLLHKKFAAEFIASGGVEKLLETPRPSLGATGVSLCLYYLAYNQDAMERVCVLPGDVLSLMVSYALWLLESSHASGVCHATMFFSISFSFRAVLQLFDQQDGLRRLTNLISTLEILRTETEASDLTDDQVFSSRQTAKHTCMALRRYFEAHLAVKVEQVKHSDGLVVPQQPVSKACTYPREQVIEMMEFLLECGPPQLRWEPVEMFSRLGCVPLMLQLISAACDWRNYYGRNDTVRYALDLLAILMLLPKVQLVLAATVEILDENNSPVSTPGMSIVLCIAEGEPFSNDAEIQKSALQVIINCVCAPDQSLTPGGAFAAAPLKPPLLPQQPSAPRVLSHMWQVVQNNNGIKVLLSLLVVKVPITDADLIRALACRALVGLSRSTAIRQIISRLPLFTSSHIQQLMKEPVLQDKRSEHARFCRYAAELMERVSGKPLLVGSDISLARLQRANVVAQTRITFSERELLMLIRSHLVAKGLHDTAHTLVKEANLSATSLCGPPTPSTPPTSGNPRICRLAGGITARAAGQAGASPVSSVSAPPPPPPSSXGPPVQSSHPVGRILFSRERPAVHPNSGKKLRALKQKSDHGAFIQTPAMKKQPELQLRPPPSLDGIITEYLREQHARCPNPVTTCPPFSLYTPHRCPEPRQRSQASSNFTARLGARVLHPRYGGVDRGCLDRHLIFSRFRPMTVLHEGDGDESGFTCCAFGARERFLMLGTCFGRLNLFDVSSGEKVADYNCHTSAITHLEPSRDGKLLLTSASWSFPLSALWNMDGALSKKLSFVDEHYVEFSKLAQDRVIGTKDEVAHIYDIQTGQKTLTLNEPVLANNYKRNCATFNPSDDLVLNDGVLWDVRASSAIHKFDKFNMNISGVFHPNGLEVVINTEIWDLRTFHLLRTVPALDQCRLVFNSNATVMYGAMLQADDEDDATEQQVKSPFGSSFRTFDATDYRPIATVDVKKNIFDLCTDSRDCYLAVIENQDTTSMDTVCRLYEVGRQKLAEEGDEEDDEDQDDDEDDSSDTDDDDDDEDFDVDTDPLMEELQNSDGAGDEEQPAEEEMARLVSDEDEDEDEVVSVDLDLSEGSDSGSDLSDPDLEFLL; this is translated from the exons atggaGGCTGTGATCACCAGCGCGCTGTCGGCGGCGGTGTCGGCCGCCCTGGCGGTGGCCTCGGCCGGGGACGCCAAGGCGGCCCTGGGGGCCCTgctggaggagtgggagggggcCCAGCGGGAGGGCACAGAGCAGCTGGTGTCCGTCCTCACCAG AATATCGGAGCTGGTCGAACGGGAGACGGGCGAGTACTACAAATCAGACCCCGATCCATTTGATGATCGCCACCCAG GTCGGGTGGATCCCAAGTGCATCCTGGGACAGCTCCTGAAGATGCTGTTCCTGAGTGACGAGTTCAGCAACgcg ctgctggactccTACATCAtgagcagcagggagcagagccTGAACACGGCCGCCTGCCGCCTGCTCCTCAACATCCTGCCGGGGGTGGAGACGGCCGTCATCTTCCAGGAGAag gaaggTCTGGTGGAGAGGTTGATGGACTGGGCTCGAGGGGCCGAGCGGCCGCTCAGCGTCTACGCCACCGGCCTCCTGGCCAGAGCCATGAGCATCCAGGAGGTGGCGGCAGGCTTCCGGGACCAGAACAGTCAGCTG GTGCCGATGATGATCCGGCGGCTGCACCAGCTCCAGACCCAAGAGTCCATCTCAGCTCTGCAGCACGACGGaccggaggagggaggagcaggagcagcagggggagcagcagggggagcagggggagcaggagga gcaggagcagcagggggagcagcagggggagcaggagcagcaggaggagcaggagcagggggagcaggagcagcaggaggagcagggagcagCACAGCCAAGGAGAACACCTCCTCCGCTTCGTCCTCCAGGACCAGGGAGCAGCACAATGGTTCCAGCGAGCCGGCGAGCTCCTGGTCCGAGTCCTGCCTGTGGCCCCTGAGCCTGGTCATGGAGCAGAGGCTGCTCCTGCAGTACCTGACCCCTCTGGGAGACTACCAGGAG ctgctggccgTCTCCATGCAGATGGACGcctgctcgctgctgctgcgctaCATGGAGCCGGGCCGGACCGGGCCGGGCTGGACCGGGCCGGGCCAGCTGACCTTCGACGCCCTGCTG TATCTGGCATCGCTTCTGCTCCACAAGAAGTTCGCAGCCGAGTTCATCGCCAGCGGAGGCgtggagaagctcctggagacgcCCCGGCCGTCGCTAGGGGCAACCGGGGTCTCCCTCTGCCTCTATTACCTGGCGTACAACCAGGATGCTATGGAgagg gtgtgtgtgctgccCGGGGACGTCCTGTCCCTCATGGTGTCCTACGCCCTGTGGCTGCTGGAGTCCTCCCACGCCTCGGGCGTCTGCCACGCCACCAtgttcttctccatctccttctccttccgGGCGGTGCTGCAGCTCTTCGACCAGCAGGACGGGCTGCGCCGCCTCACCAACCTG ATCAGCACCCTGGAGATCCTCAGGACGGAGACGGAGGCGTCCGACCTGACTGATGACCAGGTGTTCTCCAGCAGACAGACGGCCAAGCACACCTGCATGGCCCTgcgcag GTACTTTGAGGCTCACCTGGCCGTGAAGGTTGAACAGGTCAAACACTCCGATGGTCTGGTCGTTCCTCAGCAGCCCGTTTCCAAG gcctgTACGTACCCCAGAGAGCAGGTGATTGAGATGATGGAGTTCCTGCTGGAGTGTGGCCCCCCCCAGCTCCGCTGGGAGCCCGTGGAGATGTTCTCCAGACTGGGCTGTGTTcctctgatgctgcagctcatctcTGCTGCCTGTGACTGGAGGAACTACTACGGCAG GAACGACACGGTGCGCTACGCTCTGGACCTCCTGGCCATCCTGATGCTGCTCCCAAAGGTCCAGTTGGTTCTGGCAGCAACTGTGGAAATTCTGGACGAGAACAACTCCCCTGTTTCCACCCCAG gtaTGAGCATCGTTCTGTGCATCGCAGAGGGAGAACCCTTTTCCAACGACGCTGAGATCCAGAAGTCTGCTCTGCAG gtcaTCATTAACTGTGTGTGCGCTCCAGACCAGAGTCTCACCCCTGGGGGGGCTTTTGCTGCGGCCCCCCTCAAACCGCCCCTCCTGCCCCAGCAGCCCTCAGCTCCCCGCGTTCTGTCCCACATGTGGCAAGTGGTCCAGAACAACAACGGCATCAAG gtgctgctgtctctgctggTCGTGAAGGTTCCCATCACCGACGCCGACCTGATCCGGGCGCTGGCCTGCAGGGCTCTGGTCGGGCTCTCCCGCAGCACCGCCATCAGGCAGATCATCAGCAGGCTGCCGCTCTTCACCAGCAGCCACATCCAGCAG CTGATGAAGGAGCCGGTGCTGCAGGACAAGCGGAGCGAGCACGCCCGGTTCTGTCGCTACGCGGCCGAGCTGATGGAGCGGGTCTCGGGGAAGCCCCTCCTGGTGGGCTCGGACATCTCGCTGGCGCGGCTGCAGAGGGCCAACGTGGTGGCTCAGACACGCATCACCTTCTCCGAGAGGGAGCTGCTCATGCTCATCAGGAgccacctggtggccaaagGCCTTCACGACACCGCCCACACGCTCGTTAAGGAGGCTAATTTGTCAGCGACCTCGCTGTGcggcccccccaccccctccaccccccccacctcagggAATCCCAGGATCTGCAGGTTGGCCGGTGGGATCACAGCGCGTGCTGCCGGACAGGCCGGAGCCTCTCCTGTGTCCTCGgtctccgccccccctcccccccccccatcgtc CGGACCTCCGGTGCAGAGTTCACATCCGGTGGGTCGGATCCTGTTCTCGCGGGAGCGTCCCGCGGTCCATCCCAACTCGGGGAAGAAGCTCCGGGCACTGAAGCAGAAGTCTGACCACGGCGCCTTCATCCAG ACTCCAGCCATGAAGAAGCAGCCGGAGCTGcagctgcgccccccccccagcctggacGGCATCATCACCGAGTACCTGAGGGAGCAGCACGCCCGCTGCCCCAACCCCGTCAccacctgcccccccttctccctctaCACCCCCCACCGCTGCCCTGAGCCCAGGCAGAGGAGCCAGGCCTCGTCCAACTTCACCGCCCGCCTGGGGGCCCGGGTCCTGCACCCCCGATATGGCGGCGTGGACCGCGGCTGTCTGGACAGACACCTGATATTCAGCAG GTTCCGCCCGATGACGGTCCTCCACGAGGGCGACGGAGACGAGAGCGGCTTCACCTGCTGTGCCTTTGGAGCCCGCGAGCGTTTCCTGATGCTGGGAACCTGCTTCGGACGCCTGAACTTGTTCGACGTGTCTTCGGGGGAGAAGGTGGCCGACTACAACTGCCACACCTCGGCCATCACGCACCTGGAGCCGTCCAGG GACgggaagctgctgctcacctcTGCGTCCTGGAGTTTCCCTCTGTCTGCGCTCTGGAACATGGACGGAGCCTTGAGCAAGAA GCTCTCGTTTGTAGATGAACATTATGTGGAGTTCAGTAAACTGGCTCAGGACCGAGTCATCGGCACCAAGGACGAAGTGGCTCAC ATCTACGACATCCAGACGGGTCAGAAGACGCTGACCCTGAACGAGCCCGTCCTGGCCAACAACTACAAGCGCAACTGCGCGACCTTTAACCCCAGCGATGACCTGGTGCTGAACGACGGCGTGCTGTGGGACGTACGGGCCTCCAGCGCCATCCACAAGTTCGACAAATTCAACATGAACATCAGTGGCGTGTTCCACCCCAACGGTCTGGAGGTGGTCATCAACACGGAGATC TGGGACCTGAGGACCTTCCACCTCCTGCGCACCGTCCCAGCGCTGGACCAGTGCCGGCTGGTCTTCAACAGCAACGCCACCGTCATGTACGGAG CGATGCTGCAGGCCGATGATGAGGACGACGCCacggagcagcaggtgaagagCCCCTTCGGCTCCTCCTTCAGGACCTTCGATGCCACGGACTACCGGCCCATTG CCACGGTGGACGTGAAGAAGAACATCTTTGACCTCTGCACCGACAGCAGGGACTGTTACCTGGCCGTGATCGAG AACCAGGACACGACGAGCATGGACACGGTGTGTCGGCTCTACGAAGTGGGCCGGCAGAAACTGGCCGAAGAGGGAGACGAGGAG GACGATGAAGACCAGGACGACGATGAGGACGATTCCTCGGACAcagacgacgacgacgacgacgaggaCTTCGATGTGGACACGGATcctctgatggaggagctgcagaactcCGACGGTGCTGGAGACGAGGAGCAGccggcggaggaggag ATGGCCCGACTGGTGagcgacgaggacgaggacgaggacgaggtgGTCTCTGTAGACCTGGACCTGTCAGAGGGAAGTGACAGCGGATCGGACCTCTCTGACCCAGACT TGGAGTTCCTCCTGTGA